In the Ilumatobacteraceae bacterium genome, one interval contains:
- a CDS encoding L,D-transpeptidase family protein, translating into MNAQKSPSSNTVARWLPIGAAGGLLAAVVVASVISGWGGDDAGDTTVPAVTLGDGSSVPVSVVGTTPPESYTATEQTPDTVVKVPLSGTLSNGSFGDDVERVQARLAELAFDPGPIDGHFGSLTTQAVWAFEKLVMGVPRAEATGRVTAEVWDRMQDPIKVKPRRPTGGLADHTEVYLPEQVMVVFHGDEPALVAHVATGELAPNATAFTPWYENAAQYRETITIDTDINGNPLPEPEVKAVIGHSYTPPGVFTAYRKIEGNRNGPLGGMMNPIYINQGIAIHGADNVPLQPASHGCIRVSQYLGGKMQSILELGDKVLIWDGITEPEDQSAEAMKMRWDQPDPDATTTTTTTTTTTTTTTVAPTTVPPATSAPTTTSTSAPATTTTTTTEPAPATTVEPVDDL; encoded by the coding sequence GTGAACGCTCAGAAGTCCCCCTCCTCCAACACCGTCGCTCGTTGGCTGCCCATCGGCGCCGCAGGTGGTCTCCTCGCGGCCGTGGTCGTGGCGAGCGTGATCAGCGGATGGGGCGGCGACGACGCCGGCGACACCACGGTGCCCGCCGTCACGCTCGGCGATGGGTCGTCGGTGCCGGTCTCGGTCGTCGGCACCACGCCGCCCGAGTCGTACACCGCGACCGAGCAGACGCCCGACACGGTCGTCAAGGTGCCGCTGTCCGGAACGCTCTCCAACGGGTCGTTCGGTGACGACGTCGAGCGCGTGCAGGCCCGTCTGGCAGAACTCGCCTTCGACCCGGGCCCGATCGACGGCCACTTCGGCAGCCTCACCACGCAGGCCGTGTGGGCCTTCGAGAAGCTGGTGATGGGCGTGCCGCGCGCCGAAGCGACCGGCAGGGTGACCGCCGAGGTGTGGGACCGCATGCAGGACCCGATCAAGGTCAAGCCGCGTCGTCCGACGGGTGGTCTCGCCGATCACACCGAGGTCTACCTGCCCGAACAGGTGATGGTCGTGTTCCACGGCGACGAACCCGCACTGGTGGCCCACGTCGCCACCGGCGAGTTGGCGCCGAACGCCACGGCGTTCACGCCGTGGTACGAGAATGCGGCGCAGTACCGCGAGACGATCACGATCGATACCGACATCAACGGCAACCCGCTGCCGGAGCCGGAGGTGAAGGCGGTCATCGGCCACTCGTACACCCCGCCTGGTGTGTTCACGGCGTACCGCAAGATCGAGGGCAATCGCAACGGGCCGCTCGGCGGCATGATGAACCCGATCTACATCAATCAGGGCATCGCCATCCACGGCGCCGACAACGTCCCGTTGCAACCGGCGTCGCACGGCTGCATCCGGGTGTCGCAGTACCTCGGCGGCAAGATGCAGTCGATCCTCGAGCTCGGCGACAAGGTGCTGATCTGGGACGGCATCACCGAACCGGAAGATCAGTCGGCCGAGGCGATGAAGATGCGCTGGGACCAGCCCGACCCGGACGCGACCACGACGACGACCACCACCACGACGACCACCACGACCACGACGGTGGCCCCGACGACCGTTCCGCCCGCCACGTCGGCACCGACGACGACGTCGACCAGCGCCCCGGCGACGACGACCACCACCACGACCGAGCCGGCACCGGCCACCACGGTCGAACCGGTCGACGACCTCTGA
- a CDS encoding CocE/NonD family hydrolase, whose translation MARRTIGITSIAALLLAACSGGDDAAPSATSTTTTMTAPDTTAPTDAPETTEPPEPETAVFAAADFVVRPGTEQLTITGADAGRTLTVYDADGTDVASGTVDTEGALIFRHLDGGATYTVGDDAIHSEPTTTLDRDEHPARAFYAEQRLPTDGLGYVTTRDGTTLSASVWLPGPVEDGPYPTVVEYSGYSPSDPDAAGFPDVFTALGYAYVGVNIRGTGCSGGSFRYFEYAQSLDGYDAIETVAAQPWVQGNRVGMVGVSYPGISQLFVGQTQPPGLAAITPFSVLADSAISTLYPGGILNTGFAVPWTEERLREAEAEGQQWAADRIAAGDDVCDANQDLRLQNPDLLAEITANQYWTDEVAGEISPRLFVDRITVPTFVAGAWQDEQTGGHFATMLDRFTGTEHLYATMMNGLHTESIGPAVFPRLVEFLDLYVAERTPSLAVARSVAPLLAQQIFETTDVDLPPDDRFAGMNHAEALAAFEAEPPIRVLFEQGAAEGRGPRTPLPRFEAAFDAWPVPDAAVRAWYLTEDGSLDDNAEPDDGESSYLALPDATPATWFDEASGNIWSVDVTYDWPEGGPGTFADWLTPPLTDDTVVVGSGSVDLWMGSDFLSGPAGDTDVEVTITEVRPDGQEVYIQSGWQRASQRALDESASTDLRPVHTHREVDAEPMPDGEFALVRVELFPFAHAFRAGSRIRLIVDAPGGQRPIWEFNTLSGGEEITIAHGGEFPSRVVLPVVDGVDVPAAYPPCDVLRGQPCRPFAG comes from the coding sequence ATGGCTCGACGCACCATCGGCATCACCTCGATCGCCGCCCTGCTCCTCGCGGCGTGCTCAGGGGGCGACGACGCCGCACCGTCGGCGACCAGCACCACGACCACGATGACCGCACCGGACACGACGGCACCGACCGACGCACCGGAGACGACCGAGCCGCCAGAGCCCGAGACAGCGGTCTTCGCTGCCGCCGACTTCGTTGTCCGGCCTGGCACCGAACAACTCACGATCACCGGCGCCGACGCCGGCCGGACACTCACGGTGTACGACGCCGACGGCACCGACGTCGCGTCGGGGACGGTCGACACGGAGGGGGCGCTGATCTTCCGTCACCTCGATGGCGGCGCGACCTACACGGTCGGCGACGATGCCATCCACAGCGAGCCGACGACCACGCTCGATCGCGACGAGCACCCGGCGCGGGCGTTCTACGCGGAACAACGGCTCCCGACCGACGGGCTCGGCTACGTCACCACGCGTGACGGCACGACGCTGTCGGCGAGCGTGTGGCTCCCCGGACCGGTCGAGGACGGCCCCTACCCCACGGTCGTGGAGTACTCGGGCTACTCGCCGAGCGATCCGGACGCCGCCGGGTTCCCCGACGTCTTCACAGCACTCGGCTACGCCTACGTCGGCGTCAACATCCGAGGCACCGGGTGCAGCGGCGGTTCGTTCCGGTACTTCGAGTACGCGCAGAGCCTCGACGGCTACGACGCGATCGAGACCGTCGCCGCCCAGCCGTGGGTCCAGGGCAACCGGGTCGGCATGGTCGGCGTCTCGTACCCGGGCATCAGCCAGTTGTTCGTCGGTCAGACGCAGCCGCCCGGCCTCGCGGCGATCACCCCGTTCAGCGTGCTCGCCGACAGTGCGATTTCGACCCTCTATCCCGGCGGGATCCTCAATACCGGCTTCGCCGTCCCGTGGACCGAGGAGCGACTGCGCGAAGCCGAGGCCGAGGGCCAGCAGTGGGCCGCCGACCGGATCGCCGCCGGCGACGACGTGTGCGACGCCAACCAGGACCTGCGACTGCAGAATCCCGATCTGCTCGCCGAGATCACGGCGAATCAGTACTGGACCGACGAGGTCGCCGGCGAGATCTCGCCGCGTCTGTTCGTCGATCGGATCACCGTGCCGACGTTCGTCGCCGGGGCATGGCAGGACGAGCAGACCGGCGGACACTTCGCCACGATGCTCGACCGGTTCACGGGCACCGAGCATCTGTACGCGACCATGATGAACGGACTCCACACCGAGTCGATCGGACCGGCCGTGTTCCCGCGACTCGTCGAGTTCCTCGACCTGTACGTCGCCGAGCGCACACCCTCGCTGGCGGTGGCGCGCAGCGTGGCCCCACTGCTCGCGCAGCAGATCTTCGAGACCACCGATGTCGACCTGCCACCCGACGACCGGTTCGCCGGCATGAATCACGCCGAGGCACTCGCTGCGTTCGAGGCCGAGCCGCCGATCCGGGTCCTGTTCGAGCAGGGTGCCGCGGAAGGTCGCGGTCCTCGCACGCCCCTCCCACGGTTCGAAGCGGCATTCGACGCCTGGCCGGTGCCGGACGCCGCGGTGCGGGCCTGGTACCTCACCGAGGACGGGTCGCTCGACGACAACGCCGAGCCGGACGACGGAGAGTCGTCGTACCTCGCGCTCCCCGACGCGACACCCGCGACCTGGTTCGACGAGGCGTCGGGCAACATCTGGTCGGTCGACGTGACCTACGACTGGCCGGAGGGCGGCCCCGGCACGTTCGCCGACTGGTTGACCCCACCGCTCACCGACGACACGGTCGTCGTCGGGTCCGGTTCGGTCGACCTCTGGATGGGGTCCGACTTCCTCTCCGGACCGGCCGGCGACACCGACGTCGAGGTCACGATCACCGAGGTCCGCCCCGACGGCCAGGAGGTGTACATCCAGAGTGGCTGGCAGCGTGCCTCCCAGCGAGCGCTCGACGAGTCGGCATCGACCGATCTGCGCCCGGTCCACACCCACCGTGAGGTAGACGCCGAACCGATGCCCGACGGCGAATTCGCGCTCGTGCGCGTCGAACTGTTCCCCTTCGCTCACGCTTTCCGCGCCGGCAGTCGCATCCGGCTGATCGTCGACGCTCCCGGTGGTCAGCGGCCGATCTGGGAGTTCAACACACTCAGCGGCGGCGAGGAGATCACGATCGCGCACGGAGGCGAGTTCCCGTCGAGGGTCGTCCTGCCGGTCGTCGACGGGGTCGACGTGCCTGCCGCGTACCCGCCCTGCGACGTGCTGCGCGGCCAGCCCTGCCGTCCGTTCGCCGGCTGA
- the argG gene encoding argininosuccinate synthase, producing MSKVLMSLPVGDRVGIAFSGGLDTSAAVAWMRERGAIPYTYTADLGQPDEPDLDGVPGRAKQYGAEEARLVDCRAELVREGLMALQCGAFHIRTAGKTYFNTTPLGRAVTGTLLVRAMKEDGVDVWGDGSTYKGNDIERFYRYGLMVNPDLKIYKPWLDPAFVDELGGRTGMSEFLQARDLPYRDSVEKAYSTDANIWGATHEAKALEELGTGMEIVTPIMGVAHWDPAVEILPEDVTIRFEEGWPVAINGQTFESQVDLVNEANTIGGRHGLGMSDQIENRIIEAKSRGIYEGPALALLHIAYERLVSAIHNENTMENYATMGRRLGRLLYEGRWFDPQSLMLREPLLRWVGAAITGEVTLRLRRGDDYSIVNTEGENFTYEPDRLSMERVEDQAFGPLDRIGQLTMRNLDITDSRSKLDVYRNVGTLGGGGLLELDPNRDAD from the coding sequence ATGTCGAAGGTGCTCATGTCCCTCCCCGTCGGCGACCGCGTCGGGATCGCGTTCTCCGGAGGTCTCGATACGTCGGCCGCCGTTGCCTGGATGCGCGAGCGAGGTGCGATCCCGTACACGTACACGGCCGATCTCGGCCAGCCCGACGAGCCCGATCTCGACGGTGTCCCCGGCCGCGCGAAGCAGTACGGCGCCGAGGAGGCCCGGCTGGTCGACTGCCGCGCCGAACTCGTCCGGGAGGGCCTGATGGCCCTCCAGTGCGGGGCGTTCCACATCCGCACCGCCGGCAAGACGTACTTCAACACCACCCCGCTGGGCCGTGCCGTCACCGGCACACTGCTGGTGCGGGCGATGAAGGAGGACGGCGTCGACGTGTGGGGCGACGGCTCGACCTACAAGGGCAACGACATCGAGCGCTTCTACCGGTACGGCCTGATGGTCAACCCCGACCTGAAGATCTACAAGCCGTGGCTCGATCCGGCGTTCGTCGACGAACTCGGCGGCCGCACCGGGATGAGCGAGTTCCTCCAGGCTCGCGATCTGCCGTACCGCGACTCGGTCGAGAAGGCCTACTCCACCGACGCCAACATCTGGGGTGCCACCCACGAGGCGAAGGCGCTCGAAGAGCTCGGCACGGGCATGGAGATCGTGACCCCGATCATGGGCGTTGCCCACTGGGACCCGGCGGTCGAGATCCTGCCAGAAGACGTCACGATCCGGTTCGAGGAGGGCTGGCCGGTCGCGATCAACGGGCAGACGTTCGAGTCGCAGGTCGACCTGGTCAACGAGGCCAACACGATCGGCGGCCGGCACGGCCTCGGCATGAGCGATCAGATCGAGAACCGCATCATCGAGGCCAAGTCGCGTGGCATCTACGAGGGGCCCGCGCTGGCGCTGCTCCACATCGCCTACGAGCGGCTGGTGTCGGCGATCCACAACGAGAACACGATGGAGAACTACGCCACGATGGGCCGGCGCCTCGGCCGGTTGCTGTACGAAGGCCGCTGGTTCGACCCGCAGTCGCTGATGCTCCGCGAGCCGCTGCTGCGGTGGGTCGGCGCGGCGATCACCGGCGAGGTCACCCTGCGCCTGCGGCGCGGCGACGACTACTCGATCGTGAACACCGAGGGCGAGAACTTCACGTACGAGCCCGACCGTCTCTCGATGGAGCGCGTCGAAGACCAGGCGTTCGGTCCGCTCGACCGCATCGGTCAGCTCACGATGCGCAACCTCGACATCACCGACAGCCGTTCCAAGCTCGACGTGTACCGCAACGTCGGCACGCTGGGCGGCGGCGGTCTGCTCGAACTCGACCCGAACCGCGACGCCGACTGA
- a CDS encoding glycosyltransferase family 2 protein: MDAPREVFEKLSVFYPMWNEEDYIERALTFGRRACEDLIAAGDIRDYELIVIDDKSTDATGAIADRMAAADPHIRVIHHERNRKLGGSMKTGFAAATGDLVLYTDADLPFDMAEVSRAVRLLRDYEVDIISAYRFDRTGEGSLRAVYTWVYNGLIKAFFGVKVRDINFAFKLVRTRIFDHVELKSEGSFIDAELVIRATRLGYEIMQMGVDYFPRTRGESTLSSPGVIGTILREMWSLRADLHDIERVER, from the coding sequence ATGGATGCGCCGCGGGAGGTCTTCGAGAAGCTGTCGGTGTTCTATCCGATGTGGAACGAGGAGGACTACATCGAACGGGCACTGACGTTCGGTCGTCGCGCCTGCGAAGACCTCATCGCCGCCGGTGACATCCGCGACTACGAACTGATCGTCATCGACGACAAGTCGACCGATGCCACCGGAGCGATCGCCGACCGGATGGCGGCCGCCGACCCCCACATCCGGGTGATCCACCACGAGCGCAACCGCAAGCTCGGCGGATCGATGAAGACCGGCTTCGCCGCCGCCACGGGCGATCTCGTGCTGTACACCGACGCTGATCTGCCGTTCGACATGGCGGAGGTGTCGCGGGCCGTCCGCCTGCTGCGTGACTACGAGGTCGACATCATCAGCGCCTACCGGTTCGACCGCACGGGCGAGGGCTCGCTGCGCGCCGTGTACACGTGGGTCTACAACGGGCTGATCAAGGCATTCTTCGGTGTGAAGGTGCGCGACATCAATTTTGCGTTCAAGCTCGTGCGCACGCGGATCTTCGACCACGTCGAACTGAAGAGCGAGGGGTCGTTCATCGACGCCGAGCTGGTCATCCGGGCCACACGCCTCGGCTACGAGATCATGCAGATGGGCGTCGACTACTTTCCCCGGACCCGCGGGGAGTCCACGCTGAGCTCGCCGGGAGTGATCGGCACGATCCTGCGTGAGATGTGGTCACTGCGGGCCGACCTCCACGACATCGAGCGCGTCGAGCGGTAA
- a CDS encoding M20/M25/M40 family metallo-hydrolase yields MADLDMLITDLRTLVEVESPSLELAALAESAATLADLIERRTGIRPELVDGPAGPHVHWHGGGGPKVLILGHHDTVFPLGALAQRPFTVADGKATGPGVFDMKAGIVQAIHAVAALDDTTGIEMLFTADEEVASGTSRALLEERAKACGNVLVLEPSADGGAVKTGRKGCGTFEVVIHGRASHAGLEPEAGVNSLIEASHQVLAIAGFGDAAAGTTVTPTVAHAGTADNVVPAETRIKVDCRVTNAAEKERVEALMAALAPVDPEATITVLGEIGRPPMPESASATLFPLAEAAMPGVGGVSVGGGSDGNFTAAIGVPTLDGLGAVGGGAHADHEHVIVDTMPGRVDLIEGILRRLV; encoded by the coding sequence GTGGCCGATCTCGACATGCTCATCACCGACCTCCGAACGCTCGTCGAGGTGGAGTCCCCTTCGCTCGAACTCGCTGCGCTCGCCGAGTCGGCGGCGACGCTGGCCGACCTGATCGAACGGCGCACCGGGATCCGTCCGGAACTCGTCGACGGACCGGCCGGGCCGCACGTCCACTGGCACGGTGGCGGCGGGCCGAAGGTACTGATCCTCGGGCATCACGACACCGTCTTCCCGCTCGGTGCCCTGGCACAGCGGCCGTTCACCGTCGCCGACGGGAAGGCCACCGGACCCGGCGTGTTCGACATGAAGGCCGGCATCGTGCAGGCGATCCACGCGGTCGCCGCGCTCGACGACACGACCGGCATCGAGATGCTGTTCACCGCCGACGAAGAGGTCGCCTCGGGCACGTCGCGGGCGTTGCTCGAGGAGCGCGCGAAAGCGTGCGGCAACGTGCTCGTGTTGGAGCCGAGCGCCGACGGCGGCGCCGTGAAGACCGGTCGCAAGGGCTGCGGCACGTTCGAGGTCGTGATCCACGGTCGCGCATCGCACGCCGGGCTCGAACCCGAGGCCGGGGTCAACTCGCTGATCGAGGCGTCACACCAGGTGCTGGCGATCGCCGGGTTCGGCGACGCCGCCGCCGGCACCACGGTGACGCCCACGGTCGCCCACGCGGGCACCGCCGACAACGTGGTGCCGGCCGAGACCCGCATCAAGGTCGACTGCCGCGTCACGAATGCCGCCGAGAAGGAGCGGGTCGAGGCGCTGATGGCAGCGCTCGCCCCGGTCGATCCCGAGGCCACGATCACCGTGCTCGGCGAGATCGGCCGGCCGCCGATGCCCGAATCGGCGTCGGCCACGCTGTTCCCGCTCGCCGAGGCGGCGATGCCCGGTGTGGGCGGCGTGTCCGTCGGCGGCGGTAGTGACGGCAACTTCACCGCGGCGATCGGCGTGCCGACGCTCGACGGTCTCGGCGCGGTCGGCGGCGGGGCACACGCCGACCACGAGCACGTCATCGTCGACACGATGCCCGGCCGCGTCGACCTCATCGAGGGCATCCTGCGCCGGTTGGTGTGA
- a CDS encoding NADPH:quinone oxidoreductase family protein produces MRAVVCKEFGAPEALVVEEMDDPTAGEGQLLIEVKASAVTFPDTLMIEDKYQFHPTPPYIPGGEAAGVVAGVGDGVEGWSVGDRVVGGLGTTGGYAELLAIPAATARRLPESVDFAVATGLNYAYGTTLYALKHRAHIRPGETMLVLGAGGALGVSAVELGKLLGARVIAAASTEEKLDLCRERGADETINYATENLKERAKELTGGKGVDVVYDGVGGDKAEQALRAIGWEGRFLVIGFTGGIPSIPLNLTLLKGCQIVGVFYGAMAARQPELNAEISDELIQLVASGDLRPHVSASFPLEGAGEAMRSLMDRTAVGKVVITP; encoded by the coding sequence ATGAGAGCAGTCGTGTGCAAGGAATTCGGAGCACCGGAGGCGCTGGTCGTCGAGGAGATGGACGACCCCACCGCCGGCGAGGGTCAGCTGCTGATCGAGGTGAAGGCGTCGGCGGTCACGTTCCCCGACACCTTGATGATCGAGGACAAGTACCAGTTCCACCCGACCCCGCCGTACATCCCCGGCGGCGAGGCGGCCGGTGTGGTCGCCGGCGTCGGAGACGGTGTCGAGGGTTGGTCGGTCGGCGATCGTGTGGTCGGTGGCCTCGGCACAACCGGGGGCTACGCCGAACTCCTGGCGATCCCCGCCGCAACTGCACGTCGGCTGCCCGAGTCGGTCGATTTCGCCGTCGCCACCGGCCTCAACTACGCGTACGGCACGACGCTGTACGCGCTCAAGCACCGGGCCCACATCCGACCGGGCGAGACGATGCTGGTGCTCGGCGCCGGCGGTGCGCTCGGCGTGTCGGCGGTCGAGCTCGGCAAGCTGCTCGGCGCCCGCGTCATCGCCGCAGCCTCCACCGAGGAGAAGCTCGACCTGTGCCGCGAGCGCGGTGCCGACGAGACGATCAACTACGCGACCGAGAACCTGAAGGAGCGCGCCAAGGAGCTGACGGGGGGCAAGGGCGTCGACGTCGTGTACGACGGTGTCGGTGGCGACAAGGCCGAGCAGGCCCTGCGCGCGATCGGCTGGGAGGGCCGGTTCCTGGTGATCGGCTTCACGGGCGGTATCCCGTCGATCCCGCTGAACCTCACCCTGCTGAAGGGCTGCCAGATCGTCGGCGTGTTCTACGGCGCGATGGCCGCCCGCCAGCCCGAACTCAACGCCGAGATCAGCGACGAGTTGATCCAGCTGGTCGCATCGGGCGACCTGCGGCCACACGTGTCGGCCTCGTTCCCGCTCGAGGGTGCCGGTGAGGCGATGCGTTCGCTGATGGATCGCACCGCGGTCGGCAAGGTCGTCATCACGCCCTGA
- a CDS encoding helix-turn-helix transcriptional regulator, with the protein MDHRAELAEFLRARRDAVTPGQVGLPIGTSRRRTPGLRREEVAMLAGVSLTWYTWLEQGRRINASPDVLSAIGRALRLDEAGVEHLLALAQPSATPVEGPQEAPSALVRLIQSMEPAPAYVLGPRWEFLAWNSAQARLYPRIEELEGLERNLLWVLFADPATRDLIVDWDIHARQALAEFRAGTTSLRGDDRFGELLDRLGATSQEFSTWWSEHDVSQFETRIRRFRHPAAGTLTFEYQQLAPVEWPGLRVTCQLPVPGDDSAERLAVRHYLV; encoded by the coding sequence ATGGACCATCGAGCCGAGCTCGCCGAGTTCCTGCGGGCGCGCCGCGACGCGGTGACGCCAGGGCAGGTCGGACTGCCGATCGGCACGTCGCGCCGGCGCACGCCCGGTCTCCGACGCGAGGAGGTGGCGATGCTCGCCGGGGTCTCGCTCACCTGGTACACGTGGCTCGAACAGGGGCGGCGCATCAACGCGTCGCCCGACGTCCTGAGCGCGATCGGCCGAGCGCTGCGTCTCGACGAGGCCGGCGTCGAGCACCTCCTGGCGCTCGCCCAGCCGTCGGCCACACCCGTCGAGGGACCGCAGGAGGCGCCCTCCGCGCTCGTCCGGCTGATCCAGTCGATGGAACCGGCACCCGCCTACGTGCTCGGCCCGCGGTGGGAGTTCCTCGCCTGGAACTCAGCCCAGGCCCGCCTGTACCCGCGGATCGAGGAGCTGGAAGGGCTCGAGCGCAACCTGCTGTGGGTCCTGTTCGCCGATCCGGCGACCCGCGACCTGATCGTCGACTGGGACATCCACGCCCGCCAGGCATTGGCCGAGTTCCGGGCCGGCACCACCTCGCTGCGTGGCGACGACCGGTTCGGTGAACTGCTCGACCGCCTCGGCGCGACGTCGCAGGAGTTCTCGACCTGGTGGTCGGAGCACGACGTGTCCCAGTTCGAGACGCGGATCCGCCGCTTCCGTCATCCGGCCGCCGGCACGCTCACGTTCGAGTACCAGCAGCTCGCCCCGGTCGAGTGGCCGGGCCTGCGCGTCACGTGCCAGTTACCCGTCCCGGGCGACGACAGCGCCGAGCGGCTGGCGGTTCGTCACTACCTGGTCTGA